From the genome of Halorussus caseinilyticus, one region includes:
- a CDS encoding HesB/IscA family protein, with protein MSTDTAPDGNPTPKIEVSEDAAAEALALLEGEELDTDIAGLRLFVQQGGCAGLSYGMRFDEEPEDDDTVYEHHDLRVFVDPASMNYIEGSVVDYEDGLQGAGFHVDNPNVVSECGCGESFRT; from the coding sequence ATGAGTACCGATACCGCACCCGACGGGAACCCGACGCCGAAAATCGAGGTGTCGGAAGACGCCGCCGCCGAAGCCCTCGCGCTACTCGAAGGCGAGGAGTTGGACACCGACATCGCCGGTCTTCGCCTGTTCGTCCAGCAGGGCGGGTGTGCGGGTCTCTCGTACGGGATGCGCTTCGACGAGGAACCGGAAGACGACGACACGGTGTACGAACACCACGACCTCCGGGTGTTCGTGGACCCCGCGAGCATGAACTACATCGAGGGGAGCGTCGTGGACTACGAAGACGGCTTGCAGGGCGCGGGGTTCCACGTGGACAACCCGAACGTCGTCAGCGAGTGCGGGTGTGGCGAGAGTTTCCGGACGTGA
- a CDS encoding dodecin has product MVFKKITLIGTSDESFDAAADDAIDRAERTLENVKWIEVDELGVEIASAPDREYQAEVTVAFELEEPRS; this is encoded by the coding sequence ATGGTTTTCAAGAAAATCACGCTCATCGGGACGAGCGACGAGAGTTTCGACGCCGCCGCGGACGACGCCATCGACCGGGCCGAACGGACGCTGGAGAACGTCAAGTGGATAGAGGTGGACGAGTTGGGCGTCGAGATAGCGAGCGCACCGGACCGCGAGTATCAGGCCGAAGTCACGGTGGCCTTCGAGTTGGAAGAACCGCGAAGCTAA
- a CDS encoding metal-dependent hydrolase, translated as MMVGHAMLAFAVATAVTARWWSRERALAFGLVAGAFAAVPDVDMLYAVFGLAQVGLASVWTMTDAFWSSSHVVHRAVTHSLVVGVIAAVAFAASVVGRGGNRTYATDGGNVTDDPRLADATAGNWSRLVAVSLVTGLAAVAYVESGLLGGAVMLAFLVAGLAVAAVASRATDFGPRAVFAAALVGLLTHPFGDVFTGAPPRFLYPLDFRLLTERVVLLSDPTLNLLAVFGVELGTIWLAGYVYLRATDRRVLSHVDTRAAFGVAYAIAAVAMPAPTMEVSYHFVFSILAVGAVGVAPNLLPSRPMMSADFHEAVTWVITGLTAVSVAALTYTLVYVVYPLP; from the coding sequence ATGATGGTCGGCCACGCGATGCTGGCGTTCGCCGTCGCTACCGCGGTGACGGCGCGGTGGTGGTCCCGAGAGCGCGCGCTGGCGTTCGGTCTGGTCGCGGGCGCGTTCGCGGCGGTCCCCGACGTAGACATGCTCTACGCGGTGTTCGGACTGGCGCAGGTGGGTCTCGCGAGCGTCTGGACCATGACCGACGCGTTCTGGTCGAGTTCCCACGTCGTCCACCGGGCCGTGACCCACTCGCTCGTCGTCGGTGTCATCGCGGCGGTAGCCTTCGCCGCGAGCGTCGTCGGCCGCGGCGGTAATCGTACCTACGCCACCGACGGCGGCAACGTGACCGACGACCCCCGCCTCGCCGACGCCACGGCGGGCAACTGGTCACGACTCGTCGCCGTCTCGCTCGTGACCGGACTCGCCGCCGTCGCGTACGTCGAGAGCGGCCTGCTCGGTGGCGCGGTCATGCTCGCGTTCCTCGTCGCGGGTCTCGCCGTCGCCGCCGTCGCCTCGCGCGCGACCGACTTCGGACCGCGGGCGGTGTTCGCCGCGGCGCTGGTCGGCCTGCTCACTCACCCGTTCGGCGACGTGTTCACCGGCGCGCCGCCGCGGTTCCTCTACCCGCTGGACTTCCGACTCCTGACCGAACGCGTCGTCCTCCTGTCGGACCCGACGCTCAACCTGCTGGCGGTGTTCGGCGTCGAACTGGGGACGATTTGGCTCGCGGGGTACGTCTACCTCCGCGCGACCGACCGCCGGGTCCTCTCGCACGTGGACACGCGCGCGGCGTTCGGAGTCGCCTACGCTATCGCGGCGGTGGCGATGCCCGCGCCGACGATGGAGGTGTCCTACCACTTCGTGTTCTCGATTTTGGCGGTCGGTGCGGTCGGGGTCGCACCGAACCTGCTTCCCTCGCGGCCGATGATGTCGGCGGATTTTCACGAGGCCGTGACGTGGGTGATAACCGGTCTCACAGCCGTCAGCGTGGCCGCGCTGACCTACACGCTGGTCTACGTGGTGTATCCGCTCCCGTGA
- a CDS encoding PHB depolymerase family esterase, producing the protein MQRRTLLKSLGSAAGAAAFAGVAAGAAGSYTSETYSGRTYTKYVPTVADGSTQLPLVVMLHGCTQSPDGFKDETQMNQVAEQEGFVVIYPDQTTSANFNECWQWFNDANTTRGNGELALIKGMVDQVKGDHAIDDSRVYAAGFSAGAAFVPNLVVEYADVFAAGGVHSGLMYDVAETQSDGSMYMSSCSSGPSPSEEGQHAYDRMEQHGITRPVPTIVFHGTDDYTVYPCNGDEETERATVTNDLALDGTDDDNLDYTADETINGSGDSLSYTRKKYADDAGTVWVEKYKVDGMGHAWSGGASGGSYTAPGGPDASQIIWDFFSRFTLDGSSGGGDDDNAAPTASASANPTDPAVDETVSFDGSNSSDSDGSIASYEWDFGDDATATGQTASHSYSSSGDYTVTLTVTDDAGATDTDSVTVSVGGGSFEGYCGTDDNYSHVQNGRAWTDGSYAYAEGSDQNMGLYNTFETTTLKETSEGYYEIVDSC; encoded by the coding sequence ATGCAACGACGCACCCTGCTGAAGTCGCTCGGAAGCGCGGCGGGCGCGGCGGCGTTCGCCGGAGTCGCCGCGGGCGCGGCCGGAAGTTACACTTCCGAGACCTACAGCGGTCGGACCTACACCAAGTACGTCCCGACCGTGGCCGACGGTTCGACGCAACTTCCGCTGGTGGTGATGCTCCACGGGTGTACCCAGAGTCCCGACGGGTTCAAAGACGAGACCCAGATGAATCAGGTCGCCGAGCAAGAGGGCTTCGTAGTCATCTACCCCGACCAGACCACCAGCGCCAACTTCAACGAGTGCTGGCAGTGGTTCAACGACGCCAACACGACGCGGGGCAACGGCGAACTCGCGCTCATCAAGGGCATGGTGGACCAAGTGAAAGGCGACCACGCTATCGACGATTCGCGGGTCTACGCCGCCGGATTCTCGGCGGGCGCGGCGTTCGTCCCGAACCTCGTCGTGGAGTACGCCGACGTGTTCGCCGCGGGCGGGGTCCACTCCGGTCTGATGTACGACGTGGCCGAGACCCAATCGGACGGGTCGATGTACATGTCCAGTTGTAGTTCGGGTCCGTCCCCGTCCGAGGAGGGTCAACACGCCTACGACCGGATGGAACAGCACGGTATCACCCGGCCGGTGCCGACCATCGTGTTCCACGGCACCGACGACTACACGGTCTACCCCTGTAACGGCGACGAGGAGACCGAGCGAGCGACCGTCACCAACGACCTCGCACTCGACGGCACCGACGACGACAATCTGGACTACACCGCCGACGAGACGATAAACGGGTCGGGCGACAGTTTGAGTTACACCCGGAAGAAGTACGCCGACGACGCCGGAACCGTCTGGGTCGAGAAGTACAAGGTCGATGGCATGGGCCACGCGTGGTCCGGCGGTGCCTCCGGCGGGTCCTACACCGCGCCGGGCGGTCCCGACGCCAGCCAAATCATCTGGGACTTCTTCAGTCGGTTCACCCTCGACGGCAGTTCGGGCGGCGGCGACGACGACAACGCGGCCCCGACCGCTTCCGCGAGCGCCAACCCGACCGACCCCGCGGTGGACGAGACGGTCTCGTTCGACGGGTCGAACTCGTCGGACTCCGACGGGTCCATCGCCTCCTACGAGTGGGACTTCGGCGACGATGCGACCGCGACCGGGCAGACCGCCAGCCACAGTTACAGTTCCTCGGGAGACTACACCGTCACGCTGACCGTGACCGACGACGCGGGCGCGACCGACACCGACTCGGTGACGGTTTCGGTCGGCGGCGGGAGCTTCGAGGGCTACTGCGGCACCGACGACAACTACTCGCACGTCCAGAACGGTCGGGCGTGGACCGACGGAAGCTACGCCTACGCCGAAGGCTCCGACCAGAACATGGGCCTGTACAACACCTTCGAGACCACGACGCTGAAAGAGACCTCGGAGGGCTACTACGAAATCGTGGACAGTTGCTGA
- a CDS encoding alpha/beta hydrolase family esterase, translating into MNYDRRTFLKSAGSAVGAATVLGSAGTAAASGSYTNHYYSGFDYWKYVPDGVGAGDPLVVMLHGCSQTADQFREETQMNAVADREGFAVIYPDQYNARNTYQCWNWYYDANTTRGDGEAAVIAGMTQETVEAEGLDPERVYIAGLSAGAAMVPNMLAEYADIYAAGGIHSGLEYDAAETSYGGTMAMTYGGPDPQDQGTQAYEAMEDYGITSNLPTIVFHGTDDTTVYPINGHQATEQATQTNDLATDDTDDDGMDYDADAVNDGYSDSYSYTSYEYHDENGRSMVEKWMVDGMGHAWSGGASGGEYTAPGGPNASQIMWDFFKGWTRSE; encoded by the coding sequence ATGAACTACGATAGACGAACGTTCCTCAAATCGGCCGGAAGCGCAGTCGGTGCGGCAACCGTCCTCGGCAGTGCTGGCACTGCCGCGGCCTCTGGGTCGTACACGAACCACTACTACAGCGGTTTCGACTACTGGAAGTACGTTCCGGATGGGGTCGGCGCTGGCGACCCCCTCGTGGTGATGCTCCACGGGTGTTCCCAGACCGCAGACCAGTTCCGCGAGGAGACCCAGATGAACGCGGTGGCCGACCGCGAGGGCTTCGCCGTCATCTACCCCGACCAGTACAACGCCAGAAACACCTACCAGTGCTGGAACTGGTACTACGACGCGAACACCACCCGCGGCGACGGCGAGGCCGCGGTCATCGCCGGGATGACCCAAGAGACCGTCGAGGCCGAAGGGTTGGACCCCGAGCGGGTCTACATCGCGGGTCTCTCGGCGGGTGCGGCGATGGTCCCCAACATGCTCGCGGAGTACGCAGACATCTACGCCGCGGGCGGCATCCACTCCGGACTGGAGTACGACGCGGCCGAAACCTCCTACGGCGGCACGATGGCGATGACCTACGGCGGTCCCGACCCGCAGGACCAAGGGACGCAAGCCTACGAAGCGATGGAGGACTACGGCATCACGAGCAACCTCCCGACCATCGTGTTCCACGGCACCGACGACACCACGGTCTACCCTATCAACGGCCATCAGGCCACGGAACAGGCGACCCAGACCAACGACCTCGCCACCGACGACACCGACGACGACGGGATGGACTACGACGCCGACGCGGTGAACGACGGCTACTCGGACTCCTACAGTTACACCTCCTACGAGTATCACGACGAGAACGGCCGGTCGATGGTCGAGAAGTGGATGGTCGACGGCATGGGCCACGCATGGTCCGGCGGTGCCTCGGGCGGCGAGTACACCGCGCCGGGCGGTCCCAACGCCAGCCAAATCATGTGGGACTTCTTCAAAGGCTGGACGCGGAGTGAGTGA
- a CDS encoding lipopolysaccharide biosynthesis protein has product MASDSNRADDPAEARLEDALERVAHGATVSVPAILVQRGLTLAFTAILTNGFAASSYGAFALARRLQRFLLRLTLGFRSGLSRFLPNAASDDERDALATFASLLLVGVATAFGVALFAAAPLVTEAANEGPTFRLLLRVFAVGLPAGVWLFTVTEVLRGIEAVGPLNLALRVGFPTAQLVVGAIATYVFEDLAVAAVGVLAAMGLVGVAAAIWLVRERGFRPRLRGAEARRLRRKYLRFTLPLFLGGFATTTQRLGFYPLIAVFLSSVAGGVFAVGVLLGTLVRLPLMGINQFIPPVAAALNEEDHREALKRLYHVTSRLVLIGVTALSIPVVVYREAVMGLFGPTFVKYAPLLPGFIVAQYAACAAGSVGILLTMTDNQRALLVVNVVITAFLAVTAIPLTRRFGLAGLVAGYVLMLTVNNGLEVAVLYYLEGLQPFTRLHAKPLVAAIPLAAVALGVKAAVSGAAAPVVGSVAGLVAYAKSLQLLGFTQVERRLGATLVSRYREALADARG; this is encoded by the coding sequence GTGGCTTCCGATTCGAACCGGGCCGACGACCCCGCGGAGGCGCGCCTCGAAGACGCCCTAGAGCGAGTCGCCCACGGCGCGACCGTCTCGGTACCGGCCATTCTGGTCCAGCGAGGGTTGACGCTGGCGTTCACCGCCATCCTGACCAACGGATTCGCGGCGAGTTCCTACGGGGCGTTCGCGCTGGCGCGACGACTCCAGCGGTTCCTCCTCCGACTCACGCTCGGATTCCGGAGCGGTTTGAGCCGATTTCTGCCCAACGCGGCGTCGGACGACGAGCGTGACGCCCTCGCCACGTTTGCGAGTCTGCTGTTGGTCGGGGTCGCCACCGCGTTCGGGGTCGCGCTGTTCGCGGCCGCACCGCTCGTGACCGAGGCGGCCAACGAGGGACCGACGTTTCGACTCCTCCTGCGCGTGTTCGCGGTCGGACTCCCCGCGGGAGTGTGGCTGTTCACCGTCACCGAGGTTCTCCGAGGCATCGAAGCGGTCGGCCCGCTGAACCTCGCGCTCCGGGTCGGCTTTCCGACCGCGCAACTGGTCGTCGGTGCAATCGCTACCTACGTGTTCGAGGACCTCGCGGTGGCCGCGGTTGGCGTCTTGGCCGCCATGGGACTGGTCGGGGTCGCGGCCGCGATTTGGCTGGTCCGCGAACGCGGGTTCCGACCGCGACTCCGCGGGGCCGAGGCACGCCGACTCCGCCGGAAGTACCTGCGGTTCACGCTCCCGCTTTTCCTCGGCGGGTTCGCCACGACGACCCAGCGACTCGGCTTCTACCCGCTCATCGCGGTGTTCCTGTCGAGCGTCGCCGGCGGGGTGTTCGCGGTCGGAGTCCTGTTGGGCACGCTGGTCCGACTGCCCCTGATGGGCATCAACCAGTTCATCCCGCCGGTCGCGGCGGCGCTCAACGAGGAGGACCACCGCGAGGCGCTGAAACGACTCTACCACGTCACGAGCAGACTCGTGCTAATCGGTGTCACCGCGCTCTCGATTCCGGTCGTGGTCTACCGGGAAGCGGTGATGGGACTGTTCGGCCCGACGTTCGTCAAGTACGCGCCGCTCCTGCCGGGGTTCATCGTCGCGCAGTACGCGGCCTGCGCCGCTGGAAGCGTCGGTATCCTGCTGACGATGACCGACAACCAGCGGGCGCTACTCGTGGTCAACGTCGTGATTACCGCGTTTCTAGCCGTGACCGCGATTCCGCTCACGAGGCGATTCGGGTTGGCGGGGTTGGTCGCGGGTTACGTCCTGATGCTCACGGTGAACAACGGGCTAGAGGTGGCGGTGCTGTACTATCTCGAAGGACTTCAACCGTTCACGCGACTCCACGCCAAACCCCTCGTCGCGGCGATACCGCTGGCGGCGGTCGCTCTCGGCGTCAAAGCCGCGGTTTCGGGGGCCGCCGCTCCGGTCGTCGGGAGCGTAGCGGGACTAGTCGCGTACGCCAAGTCGCTCCAACTGCTCGGGTTCACGCAAGTCGAGCGACGACTCGGCGCGACGCTGGTCAGTCGGTATCGAGAGGCGTTGGCCGACGCCCGAGGGTGA
- a CDS encoding TIGR00300 family protein translates to MTVARTVELEGHIIDSGMMQRCFGVVMDLGGNFDVEVFDVGKHKDEESYCRMLVTADDEESLREILHELHQSGAHLPDPPDATLEPAPANQVVPHGFYSTTNHPTQVRYDGEWLPVENVEMDCAIVVDPDADGGARAYTKVLNAIDGGDLVVTDEAGVRVDPPERPRDSNSPFGFMQGGVSAERPSESLIREIADAIEETKADGGSVLAVAGPAVVHSGAGDALARLVREGYVDMLSAGNGFAVHDLERGQYGTSLGMDVETLESPRKGHKHHIYTISEIIRAGGIEEAVEQGLVEEGVMYECVENDVPYILAGSIRDDGPLPDTITDSVEAQNAIREQAHEADLVVMLSTLLHSVAVGNCLPSTTRVVCVDINPATVTQLLDRGSAQAIGMVTDVGTFVPTLADQILDES, encoded by the coding sequence ATGACAGTCGCACGCACAGTCGAACTCGAGGGTCACATCATCGACTCGGGGATGATGCAGCGGTGTTTCGGCGTGGTGATGGACCTCGGCGGCAACTTCGACGTGGAAGTCTTCGACGTGGGCAAGCACAAAGACGAGGAGTCGTACTGTCGGATGTTGGTGACGGCCGACGACGAGGAGTCGCTTCGGGAAATCCTTCACGAACTCCACCAGAGCGGTGCCCACCTCCCGGACCCACCCGACGCGACGCTCGAACCCGCGCCCGCGAACCAAGTCGTCCCTCACGGCTTCTACTCCACGACGAACCATCCGACGCAGGTCAGATACGACGGCGAGTGGCTTCCCGTCGAGAACGTCGAGATGGACTGCGCAATCGTCGTGGACCCCGACGCCGACGGTGGCGCACGGGCGTACACGAAAGTTCTGAACGCTATCGACGGAGGCGACCTCGTGGTGACCGACGAGGCGGGCGTCCGCGTGGACCCGCCCGAGCGACCGCGGGACTCGAACAGTCCGTTCGGATTCATGCAGGGCGGCGTCTCGGCCGAGCGACCTTCCGAGTCACTCATCAGGGAAATCGCCGACGCTATCGAGGAGACCAAAGCCGACGGCGGGTCGGTGCTGGCAGTCGCCGGGCCTGCGGTCGTTCACTCGGGCGCGGGCGACGCCTTGGCGCGCCTCGTCCGTGAGGGCTACGTAGACATGCTCTCTGCGGGCAACGGCTTCGCGGTCCACGACCTCGAACGCGGTCAGTACGGCACCTCGCTCGGTATGGACGTGGAAACGCTCGAAAGCCCTCGAAAGGGCCACAAACACCACATCTACACAATCAGCGAGATAATCCGTGCGGGCGGCATCGAGGAGGCGGTCGAGCAGGGACTCGTCGAGGAGGGCGTGATGTACGAGTGCGTCGAGAACGACGTGCCCTACATCCTCGCGGGGTCGATTCGGGACGACGGTCCGCTCCCCGACACCATCACCGACTCGGTGGAGGCCCAGAACGCCATCCGCGAACAAGCACATGAGGCCGACCTCGTGGTGATGCTCTCGACGCTCCTGCACTCGGTCGCGGTCGGTAACTGCTTGCCCTCGACCACCCGCGTCGTCTGCGTGGACATCAACCCCGCGACGGTGACCCAACTGCTGGACCGCGGGAGCGCCCAAGCGATTGGGATGGTGACGGACGTGGGAACGTTCGTCCCGACGCTCGCGGACCAGATTCTGGACGAGTCGTAG
- a CDS encoding ABC transporter permease: MSDSPPNSSDPRPAGYRHLARAVLYREYLVFVRYPANAIGGIVVSLFFFGLLFYGGRMIAGQALDDSIEGLVVGYFLWTLSVGAYSAISNDIGAEVQWGTLERHVTTPFGFAPVAFLKGMAKLVRTFVTSAVILAAMLVVTGTSLQIDVLTVVPVAVLSVASVLGLGFAAGGVTVLYKRIGSWLGLLQFGFVVLISAPAFGLGWTKFLPLALGSALLQRAMVDGTHLWEFPPGDVAILVGTAVGYVAFGYAVFAYATRRARRLGVLGDY; this comes from the coding sequence ATGAGCGACTCACCTCCTAACTCCAGCGACCCGCGACCTGCGGGCTATCGACACCTCGCGCGCGCGGTTCTCTACCGGGAGTACCTCGTCTTCGTGCGCTACCCAGCGAACGCAATCGGGGGCATCGTCGTCTCGCTTTTCTTCTTCGGACTGCTGTTTTACGGCGGTCGGATGATTGCGGGGCAGGCGTTAGACGACTCCATCGAGGGTCTGGTCGTCGGGTACTTCCTCTGGACGCTCTCGGTGGGCGCGTACTCGGCCATCTCGAACGACATCGGGGCCGAAGTGCAGTGGGGAACGCTCGAACGCCACGTCACGACGCCGTTCGGGTTCGCGCCCGTCGCCTTCCTGAAGGGGATGGCGAAACTGGTCCGGACGTTCGTCACCTCGGCGGTCATCCTCGCCGCGATGCTGGTCGTGACCGGGACGAGCCTCCAAATCGACGTGCTGACGGTCGTTCCGGTCGCCGTTCTCAGCGTCGCCTCGGTGTTGGGGTTGGGGTTCGCGGCGGGCGGCGTCACGGTTCTCTACAAGCGCATCGGGAGTTGGCTCGGTCTGCTCCAGTTCGGGTTCGTCGTCCTCATCTCCGCGCCAGCGTTCGGTCTCGGGTGGACGAAGTTCCTTCCGCTCGCGCTCGGGAGCGCCCTGCTCCAGCGCGCGATGGTTGATGGGACCCACCTTTGGGAGTTTCCGCCCGGAGACGTGGCGATTCTCGTCGGGACCGCAGTCGGCTACGTCGCGTTCGGGTACGCCGTGTTCGCTTACGCCACCCGGCGCGCTCGGCGACTCGGCGTCCTCGGCGACTACTGA
- a CDS encoding ABC transporter ATP-binding protein yields the protein MVQQNWKHRGQSAETARAETSESQTAIAVEGLRKRFGSGDEAVTAVDGVSFSVEQGSVVGLLGPNGAGKTTIIKSILGMVLPDAGNVRIHGIDVYDDPRAAYAHVDAMLEGARNDYWRLTVRENLRYFTTISGIDPDSIADRHDRLLEKLDLAEKADEPVRTLSRGMKQKVSLASVLASESDVVFLDEPTLGLDVESSLTLRRELRRIVAERDLTVVVSSHDMDVIEDICDRVVIVNDGRVVADDTVANLLHDFDTRGYRITSPDFGAAVLGGLRDRFEVTAVEQLGDRTRVEVATDSDGFYALTAYLHANDVTLDSVNTVEPDLEDVFVEMTGGESR from the coding sequence ATGGTCCAGCAGAACTGGAAACACCGCGGCCAGTCCGCGGAGACGGCGCGCGCCGAGACGAGCGAGTCCCAGACCGCAATCGCGGTCGAGGGACTCCGCAAGCGGTTCGGGAGCGGCGACGAGGCGGTGACTGCGGTCGATGGAGTGTCGTTCTCGGTCGAACAGGGCTCGGTCGTCGGTCTGCTGGGACCAAACGGCGCGGGCAAGACGACCATCATCAAGTCGATTCTGGGGATGGTCCTGCCCGACGCGGGAAACGTCCGGATTCACGGCATCGACGTGTACGACGACCCGCGGGCGGCCTACGCCCACGTAGACGCGATGCTCGAAGGTGCCCGCAACGACTACTGGCGGTTGACCGTCCGGGAGAACCTCCGATATTTCACCACCATCAGCGGTATCGACCCCGACTCGATAGCCGACCGCCACGACCGACTGCTGGAGAAACTCGACCTCGCGGAGAAGGCCGACGAACCGGTCCGGACCCTCTCGCGCGGTATGAAACAGAAAGTCTCGCTGGCGAGCGTCCTCGCCAGCGAGTCGGACGTGGTGTTCCTCGACGAACCGACGCTCGGTCTCGACGTGGAGAGTTCGCTGACGCTCCGCCGGGAACTCCGCCGAATCGTCGCGGAACGGGACCTGACAGTGGTGGTGAGTAGCCACGACATGGACGTTATCGAGGACATCTGTGACCGGGTGGTCATCGTCAACGACGGGCGAGTCGTCGCCGACGACACCGTGGCGAACCTTCTGCACGACTTCGACACGCGAGGCTACCGAATCACCAGTCCCGACTTCGGCGCGGCGGTACTCGGGGGTCTCCGCGACCGGTTCGAGGTCACCGCGGTCGAGCAGTTGGGCGACCGGACCCGCGTCGAAGTAGCGACCGACAGCGACGGGTTCTACGCGCTGACGGCGTACCTCCACGCAAACGATGTGACGCTCGATTCGGTCAACACGGTCGAACCGGACTTGGAGGACGTATTCGTGGAGATGACGGGCGGTGAGTCACGATGA
- a CDS encoding saccharopine dehydrogenase family protein: protein MSNRILIYGSYGYTGRLVTEQAVADGLDPIVAGRTAAKVERQAVEYGLDHRVFSLTSPQVVAEALEDVSVVLNCAGPFAETSGPLVDACLETGTHYLDITGEIEVFETIAARDEEAENAGVTLLPGVGFDVVPTDSLAAHLADRLPDATHLSLGFQGLDEMSPGTAHTAVDSLGEGGSVRRDGTIRQVPVAHDVRTIDFGDGPTTAAAIPWGDVSTAYYTTGIPNVTVYIAQPERAVQFMRLSNELGWLLGTRPVKSVLHGLVDRFVDGPDKTARAEATTYVWGSASNGDETVVSRMRTPESYEFTAQSALHLVERVRDGDAPTGFQTPAGAFGKDVALAVDGVERTDE from the coding sequence ATGAGCAACCGAATCCTCATTTACGGGTCGTACGGTTACACCGGCCGACTCGTGACCGAGCAGGCAGTCGCGGACGGACTCGACCCAATCGTCGCGGGTCGGACCGCCGCGAAGGTCGAACGGCAGGCCGTCGAGTACGGACTCGACCACAGGGTGTTCAGTCTCACTTCGCCGCAGGTCGTCGCGGAGGCGCTCGAAGACGTGAGCGTCGTCCTCAACTGTGCGGGACCGTTCGCGGAGACGAGCGGACCGCTCGTGGACGCCTGTCTCGAAACCGGAACCCACTACCTCGACATCACCGGGGAAATCGAGGTGTTCGAGACCATCGCCGCACGCGACGAGGAGGCCGAGAACGCGGGCGTGACACTCCTGCCGGGCGTCGGATTCGACGTGGTGCCGACCGACAGCCTCGCGGCCCACCTCGCCGACCGACTCCCCGACGCGACCCACCTCTCGCTTGGCTTTCAGGGACTCGACGAGATGTCGCCGGGCACCGCCCACACCGCCGTCGATTCGCTCGGCGAGGGCGGGTCGGTCAGGCGCGACGGGACGATTCGGCAGGTTCCGGTGGCCCACGACGTGCGGACCATCGACTTCGGCGACGGTCCGACGACGGCCGCGGCGATTCCGTGGGGCGACGTTTCGACCGCGTACTACACGACCGGTATTCCGAACGTCACCGTCTACATCGCCCAACCGGAGCGGGCGGTCCAGTTTATGCGACTATCGAACGAACTCGGTTGGCTTCTCGGAACCCGGCCCGTCAAATCCGTCCTCCACGGTCTCGTAGACCGGTTCGTGGACGGCCCGGACAAGACGGCGCGCGCGGAAGCCACGACGTACGTCTGGGGAAGCGCGTCGAACGGCGACGAGACCGTCGTCTCGCGGATGCGGACGCCCGAGTCCTACGAGTTCACCGCCCAGAGCGCGCTCCATCTGGTCGAACGGGTCCGGGACGGGGACGCTCCGACCGGCTTTCAGACGCCCGCCGGAGCGTTCGGGAAGGACGTAGCACTCGCGGTCGATGGCGTCGAGAGAACCGACGAGTGA
- a CDS encoding DUF7344 domain-containing protein, which translates to MNTDTPDVTDGHAGENRGVSPTLDATLDLLSNRRRRYVLYYLREQGGAVTLDELAEQVATWEREVDDHASPSSPPSVNDAPDFERVLADLYHSQLPRLEDADAVTFDAEDEYVSLASSEDTPLVEYLDLAASEESVV; encoded by the coding sequence ATGAATACGGATACTCCGGACGTGACCGACGGCCACGCGGGAGAGAACCGCGGCGTCTCCCCGACGCTCGACGCCACGCTGGACCTCCTCTCGAACCGCCGCCGACGGTACGTCCTCTACTACCTCCGAGAACAGGGTGGCGCGGTCACGCTTGACGAACTCGCCGAACAGGTGGCTACGTGGGAACGCGAAGTAGACGACCACGCCTCGCCGAGCAGTCCGCCGTCAGTGAACGACGCGCCCGACTTCGAACGGGTCCTCGCCGACCTCTACCACAGCCAACTCCCCCGACTCGAAGACGCCGACGCCGTCACGTTCGACGCCGAGGACGAGTACGTGTCGCTCGCCAGTAGCGAGGACACGCCGCTCGTGGAGTACCTCGACCTCGCCGCCAGCGAGGAGAGCGTGGTCTGA